The genomic interval GGCCGCTGATGACGAGCGGCACGTGCTGGGTCGCGTCGAACAGCAGACAGCCGTGGCCCTCCTCGTACGGGTGGCCGAGGTCGCCGGCGTGGTCGTTGGGATACCACCCGGCCAGGTCCTCGCCGTGATCGGAGAAGCACACCACCAGCGTCGACTCGATGTCGTGGCCCATCTCGGCGATGCGGCGCAGCAGGAGCTGGACGTAGTGGTCGGTGTAGGCGATCTCAGCCTCGTACGGGTTCGCCACCTCGACGCCGACGTCCTCCGGCGGATCGTACGGCCAGTGCGCGTCGAAGAAGTGAGCGAACAGGAAGAACGGGCCGGCGCCGTCCAGTGACCGAAGCCAGCGGGTGGCGCGTTCGACCACCAGCGGCGCGCGCTTGAGCGCCAGCCCGCGCAGCTTCACGTCGCCGACCGACAGCGGGTCCCGGCCGTCCGGCAGCAACGGGATCTCGTCGTCGTAGAAGTCGAACCCGCGATCCATCCCGTACCAGTGGTTCAGGCCGGGGCAGGACACCACCGCGCCGGTGGTGTACCCGGCCGCCGACAGGCACTCCGCCAGCGTCGGTACCCGATTGTCCAGCGCTTCGCGGAACAGGTGCCTGACCCCGTGGCGGGGCGGCTGGAGCCCGGTGAACACCGTGGCGTGGCTGACCGGTGTCAGGGGGCACGACGAGATCGCCTGCGTGAAGCTGACCCCGCTCGCGCGCAGCCGCTCGATGCCGGGGTACTTCCCCGAATAGGCCACGTCGGCGCGCACGGTGTCCAGGGAGATGAACAGGATGTTCG from Streptomyces sp. CA-278952 carries:
- a CDS encoding sulfatase, with product MTTQPNILFISLDTVRADVAYSGKYPGIERLRASGVSFTQAISSCPLTPVSHATVFTGLQPPRHGVRHLFREALDNRVPTLAECLSAAGYTTGAVVSCPGLNHWYGMDRGFDFYDDEIPLLPDGRDPLSVGDVKLRGLALKRAPLVVERATRWLRSLDGAGPFFLFAHFFDAHWPYDPPEDVGVEVANPYEAEIAYTDHYVQLLLRRIAEMGHDIESTLVVCFSDHGEDLAGWYPNDHAGDLGHPYEEGHGCLLFDATQHVPLVISGPGVPAGMSVDSQVRLVDIMPTVLDQLGLDPVSSDGASLTEFFPGGTGASREAYSETYFPQERAAASDAYPDLKALHAVRADGRKVIWEADGRQVWAYDLAADPDELRGRVLVADEDA